A genomic region of Rhipicephalus sanguineus isolate Rsan-2018 unplaced genomic scaffold, BIME_Rsan_1.4 Seq773, whole genome shotgun sequence contains the following coding sequences:
- the LOC119378304 gene encoding uncharacterized protein LOC119378304: MESRSGQGKPQEATHRKTSRKSNVAATEEHRDEATPPRSDQTPDSQSSRGKQHGDSVAPLQPPRNKAASLMQQHRSVWRNEFQKLHDAEERLKNDIVDKLRYISSTGISSDDEAGQCLEDWIDYELGRTKFQDSADSRVEWFRRILACRLGFMDDQEGAEEDGGGAQPSENSEAQMVAELRDAQRETRELTATLEQQYREADEEVKRAFEASPLSNTRFTFSRNVEEDFQASWKGDERMRRPLLAELKQIDHKFESKIKDIDKAHKLEEEPADWSADDYAVVNHVLEQYPSNLGNRRALIMDWLRRHFKKRSILDISTYMTWCQNQRYHRDKVQSCLQEWERTRVQWLAKAKQVMSTRNGPGTTAASSGPPQRRRTVHNVTLPPAPSLQKKPNRLPPIEQELKEQRAPRPRARVRIAPAPTTISSSSAPPLSAVTGLNSTAAATRSKAEQLQHAERQVLEERNREWRLRSLSTVREIEVLRMRRKQSIAVAGVDEAPEEQELAKVQRRLNLERVKFRQELAMKKQRDRLRAEQKKQEQARLEKLKVQASGLCSTCSPFFFSINSYMHSCPFLSETVIVRSELYSSSKLAAVIKYFSKRFLTALNEVQVWLVQSTVRPARVSYFAFANA; this comes from the exons GGCAAGCAGCATGGCGACAGCGTAGCTCCGTTACAGCCACCACGGAACAAGGCAGCCTCGCTGATGCAACAGCACCGGTCCGTGTGGCGGAACGAGTTCCAGAAACTGCACGACGCCGAGGAGAGGCTCAAGAACGACATCGTCGACAAGCTCAG GTACATATCTTCGACGGGAATTTCTAGCGACGATGAGGCAGGCCAGTGCCTTGAGGATTGGATTGACTACGAATTGGGGCGCACGAAATTCCAGGACAGCGCCGACTCGAGAGTGGAGTGGTTCAG GCGTATCCTGGCCTGCCGGCTCGGCTTCATGGACGACCAGGAAGGCGCGGAGGAGGACGGCGGTGGTGCGCAGCCCTCGGAGAACAGCGAGGCCCAGATGGTGGCCGAGCTGCGGGACGCCCAGAGGGAGACGCGAGAGCTCACCGCCACGCTCGAGCAGCAGTACAGGGAGGCCGACGAGGAGGTGAAACGAGCGTTCGAGGCGTCTCCCCTAAGCAATACAAG GTTCACTTTCTCACGCAATGTTGAGGAAGACTTTCAAGCATCTTGGAAAGGAGACGAGCGAATGCGCCGCCCTCTTCTGGCCGAACTCAAGCAGATCGACCACAAGTTCGAGTCAAAGATCAAGGACATTGACAAGGCTCACAAACTTGA AGAGGAGCCGGCCGACTGGAGCGCAGACGACTATGCCGTTGTGAACCACGTGCTCGAGCAATACCCGAGCAACTTAGGAAATCGGAGGGCACTGATAATGGACTGGCTACGCCGACACTTCAAGAAGCGCTCCATCTTGGACATC TCGACGTACATGACGTGGTGCCAAAATCAGCGCTACCACCGGGACAAGGTGCAGTCATGCTTGCAGGAATGGGAGCGCACACGTGTTCAGTGGCTTGCGAAGGCAAAGCAGGTGATGAGCACACGGAACGGCCCTGGCACAACGGCTGCGTCTAGTGGTCCACCACAACGGAGGAGGACGGTGCACAACGTCACACTACCACCTGCTCCGTCGCTACAAAAGAAG CCGAACCGTCTGCCACCGATCGAGCAAGAGCTGAAGGAACAGAGGGCGCCACGTCCGAGGGCGCGTGTTCGCATTGCACCGGCACCCACCACTATCTCGTCTTCCTCGGCACCTCCGCTCAGCGCTGTGACCGGCCTCAACAGTACCGCGGCTGCGACTAGATCCAAGGCTGAGCAGCTCCAACACGCTGAGCGACAGGTCTTGGAGGAGCGGAACCGGGAGTGGCGCTTGCGCTCGCTGTCCACGGTGCGAGAGATAgaagttctgcgcatgcgccgcaagCAGTCTATCGCCGTCGCAGGTGTGGACGAAGCGCCCGAAGAACAGGAACTGGCCAAGGTGCAACGAAGGCTCAACCTGGAAAG GGTGAAATTTCGTCAAGAACTGGCCATGAAGAAACAGCGTGACCGTTTGAGAGCCGAGCAGAAGAAGCAGGAACAGGCGAGGCTAGAAAAACTCAAAGTACAGGCAAGTGGATTGTGTTCAACctgttcacctttttttttttctataaactcATACATGCACAGTTGCCCTTTTCTTAGTGAAACTGTAATTGTTCGCAGTGAATTATACAGTTCAAGCAAACTGGCTGCGGTTATCAAATACTTTTCGAAGCGCTTTCTAACTGCCCTCAAC GAAGTGCAGGTATGGCTTGTACAAAGTACCGTGCGTCCAGCTCGCGTCTCCTACTTCGCTTTCGCTAACGCCTAG
- the LOC125756790 gene encoding uncharacterized protein LOC125756790: MRARSERSLVLKELNSVRHELSIDTLPPRSRSDPSRNPRGCSDPRPGSDTRPGSDPTRNQQRQQQPQQHHLLSVPVIYRPKKKTRPVRDFQVPLRGCLPPEAGSNHHHTRTTLTTSISPVENTRTLLVPVASPV; encoded by the exons ATGAGGGCGAGGTCAGAGCGCAGCCTCGTACTTAAGGAGCTGAACTCGGTTCGGCATGAGTTGTCCATAGACACGCTGCCACCACGGTCCAGA AGCGATCCTTCCAGAAATCCAAGAGGATGCAGTGATCCGCGACCCGGCAGCGATACGCGTCCAGGCAGTGACCCCACCAGGAATCAGCAACGGCAGCAACAACCGCAGCAACATCACCTCTTGAGCGTACCAGTCATCTACAGACCAAAGAAGAAGACGCGGCCGGTCAGAGACTTCCAGGTGCCGCTGCGCGGCTGCTTGCCGCCCGAAGCGGGCTCCAACCACCACCACACCAGGACAACGCTCACCACGAGCATCAGCCCGGTGGAGAACACGCGGACATTGCTCGTACCCGTCGCGAGCCCTGTTTAG